The following are encoded together in the Streptomyces sp. NBC_00358 genome:
- a CDS encoding phosphoribosylaminoimidazolesuccinocarboxamide synthase, translating into MSGFVEKPEPLQVPGLVHLHTGKVRDLYQNEAGDLVMVASDRISAYDWVLPTEIPDKGRTLTQLSLWWFDQLAELAPNHVLSTELPPGAPADWAGRTLICKSLRMAPVECVARGYLTGSGLVEYNESRTVCGLALPEGLVDGSELPAPIFTPATKAAVGEHDENVSYEEVARQVGADTAAELRQATLAVYGRARDIARDRGIILADTKFEFGYEGETLVLADEVLTPDSSRFWPADVWEPGHAQPSFDKQYVRDWLTSAESGWDRRSEQPPPALPEHVVAATRAKYIEAYERLTGVSWT; encoded by the coding sequence GTGTCCGGATTCGTCGAAAAGCCCGAGCCCCTTCAGGTGCCGGGTCTGGTGCATCTGCACACCGGCAAGGTGCGCGATCTGTACCAGAACGAGGCGGGCGACCTCGTGATGGTCGCCAGCGACCGCATCTCCGCCTACGACTGGGTTCTCCCCACCGAGATCCCCGACAAGGGCCGCACACTCACCCAGCTCTCCCTGTGGTGGTTCGACCAGCTCGCCGAGCTGGCGCCCAACCACGTGCTGAGCACCGAACTCCCGCCGGGCGCCCCGGCCGACTGGGCCGGCCGCACCCTGATCTGCAAGTCCCTGCGGATGGCGCCCGTCGAGTGCGTCGCCCGCGGCTATCTGACCGGCTCGGGCCTCGTCGAGTACAACGAGTCCCGCACGGTCTGCGGCCTCGCGCTCCCCGAGGGTCTCGTCGACGGCTCGGAACTCCCCGCGCCGATCTTCACCCCGGCCACCAAGGCCGCGGTCGGCGAGCACGACGAGAACGTGTCGTACGAGGAGGTCGCCCGCCAGGTCGGCGCCGACACCGCCGCCGAGCTGCGCCAGGCGACCCTCGCCGTCTACGGCCGTGCCCGCGACATCGCGCGCGACCGGGGCATCATCCTCGCGGACACCAAGTTCGAGTTCGGCTACGAGGGCGAGACGCTCGTCCTCGCCGACGAGGTGCTGACCCCGGACTCCTCGCGTTTCTGGCCCGCCGACGTCTGGGAGCCGGGCCACGCCCAGCCGTCCTTCGACAAGCAGTACGTCCGCGACTGGCTGACCTCCGCGGAGTCGGGCTGGGACCGCAGGAGCGAGCAGCCGCCGCCGGCCCTGCCCGAGCACGTCGTGGCGGCCACCCGCGCCAAGTACATCGAGGCGTACGAGCGCCTGACCGGCGTCAGCTGGACCTGA
- a CDS encoding response regulator → MTSGASGETGATEATEASGASGLSAAGRPVRLLLADDEHLIRGALAALLGLEDDLVVVAEAATGPEALAMARAHVPDVAVLDLQMPGADGVSVATSLRAELPGCQVLIVTSHGRPGHLKRALAAGVRGFVPKTVSARRLAEIIRTVHAGNRYVDPELAADAISAGDSPLTAREAEVLEFAADGAPVAEIAERAALSQGTVRNYLSSAASKLGAENRHAAVRLARERGWV, encoded by the coding sequence ATGACGTCCGGAGCGTCCGGGGAGACCGGAGCGACCGAAGCCACCGAAGCGTCCGGGGCGAGCGGGCTGTCGGCGGCCGGGCGTCCCGTACGGCTGCTGCTCGCCGACGACGAGCATCTGATCCGGGGAGCACTGGCCGCGCTGCTCGGGCTGGAGGACGACCTGGTCGTGGTGGCCGAGGCGGCGACCGGGCCGGAGGCGCTGGCGATGGCACGGGCGCATGTGCCCGATGTCGCCGTACTGGATCTCCAGATGCCGGGGGCGGACGGTGTGAGCGTGGCCACATCCCTACGGGCCGAACTGCCGGGCTGCCAGGTGCTCATCGTGACGAGTCACGGACGGCCGGGGCATCTGAAGCGGGCGCTCGCGGCGGGTGTGCGCGGGTTCGTCCCGAAGACCGTGAGCGCGCGGCGGCTCGCGGAGATCATCCGTACCGTGCACGCGGGAAACCGTTATGTGGACCCGGAGTTGGCGGCGGACGCGATCTCCGCCGGGGACTCACCGCTGACCGCTCGCGAGGCGGAGGTGCTCGAATTCGCCGCCGACGGGGCACCCGTGGCGGAGATCGCGGAACGGGCCGCGCTGTCCCAGGGGACCGTACGGAACTATCTGTCGTCGGCCGCGTCCAAGCTGGGCGCGGAGAATCGGCATGCCGCGGTGCGTCTCGCACGGGAGCGAGGTTGGGTATAG